In Rhizobium sp. WSM4643, the following are encoded in one genomic region:
- a CDS encoding SUF system Fe-S cluster assembly protein: MSLDESEQKIDVREGIVHSSIPADELARLSDDVISALKTVYDPEIPADIFELGLIYKIDIEDDRMVKIMMTLTAPGCPVAGEMPGWVENAVGAVEGVSGVEVAMTFDPPWTPDRMSEEAQVAVGWY; the protein is encoded by the coding sequence ATGAGCCTGGACGAAAGCGAACAGAAGATCGACGTGCGCGAAGGCATCGTGCATTCCAGCATTCCGGCCGATGAACTGGCGCGGCTGAGCGACGACGTCATCAGCGCGCTGAAGACCGTCTACGATCCGGAAATTCCAGCCGACATCTTCGAGTTGGGTCTGATCTACAAGATCGACATCGAAGACGACCGGATGGTGAAGATCATGATGACGCTGACCGCACCCGGGTGCCCGGTTGCCGGCGAGATGCCCGGCTGGGTCGAAAATGCCGTCGGTGCCGTCGAAGGCGTGTCCGGCGTCGAGGTAGCCATGACCTTCGATCCGCCGTGGACGCCGGATCGTATGTCCGAAGAGGCGCAGGTCGCCGTCGGCTGGTACTGA